The genomic region CCTGCTGTGGCTGGCCCTGGCCACGGCCATGCTGATCAGGGCCGCCCGTAACGGCATGGGCTTCGCGATGACCTGGTGGGCCCTGACCTTCCCCGTCGGCACCTGTGTCACCGGCGCCGCCGGCCTGGCCCGCCACACCGGCCTGACCGCCTTCGCCTGGCTCGCCTCGGCGCTCTTCCTGGCCCTGCTGACCGCCTGGCTCCTGGCCGCCGCCCACACCCTGCGCGGCCTGGCCGCCGGCCGCCTCCTCGCCGGCTGAGCCGGTTCTCGGCGCAGGACGTACCGGTCAGCGCGCCGCGCGCAGGGCCCCGGCCAAGGCGGCCGGGGCCTCGGCCAGCGAAGGCCCGTACCAGGTGAGGTGACGGCCGCTGACCAGCGCGGCGGGCAGCCCCGGGAACGCCTCCGGGCCGTCATCGGCGGTGAAGCGGTACGGCTCGTCCGGGAGCACCACCAGATCGCAGCCGGCCGCGGCGAGCTCCTCCACCGGGATCCGCGGATACCGCTCCCCGTGCCCGGCGTAGACGTTGCGTACGCCGAGGCGTGCCAGCAGGTCACCCGCGAAGGTGTCCCGGCCCAGCACCATCCACGGCCGCCGCCACACGGGTACGAAGGCCTGGAGCGAGCCGACCGGCTCCACCCGCGCCCACGCGTCCTCCGCGTCGGAGAGCCACCCGGGCCTCGTCAGCCCCAGTGCCCCCACCAGTACCCGGTCCAGCTCACGCAGCGCCTGGGGCAGGTCCCGGATCTCGGTGACCAGCACCTCCACCCCGGCCGCCCGCAGGGCCGCCAGGTCCGGGGCCCGGTTCTCCTCCTCGTTGGCGATCACCAGGTCGGGGCGCAGCTCGACGATCCTGCGTACGTCGGGGTTCTTCGTCCCCCCGATCCGCACCGCGCCCCCCAGGTCTGCCGGGTGGGTGCACCAGTCCGTGACACCGGCCAGCAGCCCGGGCGCGCTCTCGGCCACCGCCTCGGTCAGCGACGGCACCAGCGAGACGACCCGCCGCACGCCGCTCAATGCCCGGGGGACGGCGGCTCGGACGTCGCGTGGATGTGCTCGCCCACCGCGACGACCAGGAGCCGGGTGTCCTCGGTGACGGCCCGCCAGCGGTGGCGCACGCCGCCCGACAGGAACAGGGCGTCGCCGCTCTCCAGCCGGTAGGCGCGTCCCTCCGCCTCCACCTGGCAGGCTCCGGCGACCACGTACATCAGCTCGTCGTTGCGGTGCTGGTACTCCCGCCCGGCGTCCTGGTCCCCGGTGAACTCCAGCGCGTGCAGCTGGTGGTGCCCGCGTACGAGGGGCCGCACGCCGGGGACCGGGGTGAGCCCGGATTCGTCGCCGGCCCGTACGAGGTCCACCGTGCGCGCGGTGTCGGAGGCGGCCAGCAGTTCGACGGCCGTGGTCTCCAGCGCGTCCGCGACCCGCTCCAGGGACCGCATGCTGGGCCGGGCCCGCTCGTTCTCTATCTGGCTCAGGAACGGGACCGACAGGCCGCTGCGCGCCGACACGGCGGCAAGGGTCAGGTGGAGCGCGCGACGCCGCTTGCGCACGGCCACGCCCACTCGGAGCGGTTCCTTGCCGTCCTTGTCCTTGCCCTTGTCGTCCTTGTCGTTCATTTCGGGGCTGCCCTCCCCTTGTCCGTTGCACATCGGTGTGCTGTAAGCACCTTACGCAGCAACCGCCTCCGGTTTCGCCCGCACGGCTCTTCCCGTACCGGCCCGCTCACTGTCCGTCGCGGCCCCCGCCGGACGTGTCGGCGCGTTGCGGCATCATCGTCTGCGTGACGACACGACGCCTGATGCTCCTGGACACCGCCTCCCTCTACTACCGCGCCTACTTCGGTGTGCCGGACTCCGTGAAGGCTCCGGACGGCACTCCGGTCAACGCCGTGCGCGGACTGCTCGACTTCATCGGACGGCTGGTCCAGGACCACCGCCCGGACGACCTGGTGGCCTGCATGGACGCCGACTGGCGACCGCACTGGCGGGTGGACCTGATCCCCTCCTACAAGGCCCACCGGGTCGCACAGGAGACCGCGAGCGGCCCGGACGTGGAGGAGACCCCGGACACCCTCGCCCCGCAGGTGCCGATCATCGAGACGGCGCTCGACGCCTTCGGCATCGCCCGCGTGGGCGTCGCCGGCTACGAGGCGGACGACGTGATCGGTACGCTCACCACCCGCGCGACGGGCCCGGTGGACATCGTCACCGGCGACCGGGACCTGTACCAGCTGGTGGACGACGCCAGGCAGCGCCGCGTGCTCTACCCCCTCAAGGGCGTGGGCTCGCTCCAGGTGACGGACGAGGCGTGGCTGCGCGAGAAGTACGGGGTGGACGGCCCGGGCTACGCGGACCTGGCGCTGCTGCGCGGTGACCCGAGCGACGGCCTGCCGGGCGTCCCCGGCATCGGCGAGAAGACCGCGGCGAAGCTCCTCGACGCCTACGGGAACCTCGCCGGGATCATCGCGGCGATCGACGACCCGAAGTCGAAGCTGACCCCCACCCAGCGCAAGCGCCTGGACGAGTCCCGTCCTTATCTGGCCGTGGCCCCGAAGGTGGTGCAGGTGGCCTCCGACGTCCCGCTGCCCCCGTTCGATCCGGCCCTTCCCGCGGTCCCGGCGCAGCCGGATCTGGTCGACGCGCTAACCCATCGGTGGGGTCTGGGCGGGGCAGTGTCCCGGCTGAGCACTGCGCTCCGCCCTTGAGGTGCTAACTTAGGTAAGGCTAAGTTTCTGGGGAGTCAGGGGAGACACCGTGGCAGAAGGACGCGCCCGCAGCGTCGGCACCGCCGTCGTCGTACGCACCGAGCGGCTGACACCGCACATGGTGCGCCTCGTGCTGGGCGGGGACGGCCTGGCCGGATTCGGCGCGGGTGAGTTCACCGACCACTACATCAAGATCCTCTTCCCCCCGGAGGGCGTCACCTACCCCGCGCCGTGGGACCTCGACCGGATCCGCGCCGACTTCCCCCGGGCACAGTGGCCGCGCCAGCGCGCGTACACCGTACGGGGCTGGGACCCGGCGCACCTGGAGCTGACCCTCGACTTCGTCGTCCACGGCGACGAGGGTGTGGCCGGCCCCTGGGCCGCGCGGGCGCAGCCGGGTGAGCTCGTACGCTTCCTCGGCCCGGGCGGCGCCTACGCCCCGGACCCGGCGGCCGGCTGGCACCTGCTGGTGGGCGACGAGAGCGCGCTGCCGGCGATCGCCGCGGCGATGGAGCGGATGCCGGTGGGTGCGCGGGTCCACGCCTTCGTGGAGGTCGAGGGTCCGCAGGGCCAGCAGAAGGTCGCCACCCCGGACGGGGTCGTGCCGGTCTGGCTGCACCGCGGCGACCGCCCGATCGGCGAGGCCCTGGTGGAGGCGGTCACCTCCCTGGAGTTCCCGTCCACGGACGTGCACGCCTTCGTCCACGGCGAGGCGGGCTTCGTCAAGGACCTCCGCCGCCACCTCCGCCTGGAACGCGGCATCCCGCGCGAACGCCTGTCGATCTCGGGCTACTGGCGCCTGGGCGAGACCGACGAGGGCTGGCGCGCGATCAAGCGCGACTGGAACGCCGCGGTCGAGGCCGAACAGGACCACGCCGCCGCCGCGTAGGGGCCGGGCCGTACCGGGCGGACGCACCGGCCCGATCCGGCCTCGCCGGCGGCCGCACGGGCCCCCGCGCGCGGCCACCCTCCCGGCGGGACAATGAGCGCATGCCTACGCTCCGCGCAGCCGCGGCGGCGGCCGGGGCCGCGATCCTCCTGGCCGCCCCGGCGGGGGCGGCCGCCCCCAGTCCCCCGCCCGAGCCGAAGCCCTCGATCAGCGACGAGGCGGTCGACAAGGCCGTCGCCCGCCTCGACGGGACGGTCCGGGACATGATGCGCCGCACCGGAGTCCCCGGCGTCTCGGTGGCCGTCGTCCACGACGACGCGGTCGTCCACCTGAAGGGCTTCGGGCTCCGCGAGACCGGCAAAACGGCGAAGGTCGGCCCCGACACCGTCTTCCAGATCGCCTCCCTCTCCAAACCCGTCTCCTCCACCGTCGTGGCCGGCACCCTCACCGCCCCCGGCCAGTGGGACCGCCGCACGGCCCTGCCCGGGTTCTCCCTCAAGGACCCCTGGGTCACCGGCCACGTCACGACCGCCGACCTGTTCTCCCACCGCAGCGGCCTGCCCGACCACGCCGGCGACCTGCTCGAAGACCTCGGCTACGACCAGGCGTACATCCTCGGCCACCTGCGCCTGGAACCCCTCGGCCCCTTCCGGGCGAGCTACGAGTACACCAACTTCGGCCTCACGGCCGCTGCCGAGGCCGTCGCCCGCGCCAAGGGCGTCAGCTGGCAGAAGCTCAGCGCGGACACCCTCTTCAAGCCCGCTGGCATGACGCACACGAGCACCGAGTTCACCGCCTTCACGAACGCCCCCGACCACGCCGCCACGCACGTCAAGAACGCGGACGGCACCTGGAGCCCCCGCTTCGTCCGCGACCCCGACGCCCAGGCCCCGGCGGGCGGGGTCAGCTCCACCGCCCGTGACATGTCCCGCTGGCTGCGCCTCCAGCTCGCCGGCGGCACCCTCGACGGGAAGCGGATCGTCCCGGCCGACACCCTGTCCCGCACGCACCTCCCCGAGATCGTCTCGCAGCCGCCCGCCACCCCCACCGGCCGCACGGGCTTCTACGGCCTCGGCTGGAACGTCTCCTACGACGACGCCGCCCGGCTGCGCCTGAGCCACTCCGGAGCCTTCGAGCTCGGCGCCAACACCAACGTGACCATGCTCCCCCTGGAGCGGCTCGGCATCGTCGTCCTCACCAACGGCGCCCCCGTCGGCCTGGCCGACGCCGTCGCCCTCGACTTCTTCGACTTCGCCGAGCACGGCAAGGTCACCACCGACTGGCTGGGCCTGGCCGGCGCGCTCTACGCGCAGGCGGACGCGGCGGGCCGCTCCCCCACCGACTACGCGCACCCGCCCGCCTCGGCGCGGCCCGCCAAGGACAGCGCCGCGTACACCGGTACCTACGACAACCCCTACTACGGCAAGCTCACCGTGACCGCGGACGACGAGGGCGCGCTCACGCTGGCCCTCGGCCCGAAACCCCTGCGCTTCCCGCTCGCGCACTACGACGGGGACACCTTCAGCTTCGAGACGGCGGGCGAGAACGCGGTCGGCCGCACCGGGGTGGCCTTCGCCGACGGCACGGTCCGCGTCGAGTACCTCGATGCCGACCACCTGGGCACCTTCACCCGGCAGTAGCCGCATAGCCTGTCCCCCGATGAGACGCCGAGCCCAGCCACCCCCTTCGCCGCTCCCCCAGCGCGCCGGCATCGACCCGGTCCGGCTGCGGCTGCCTCCCGACCCCGACGAGAAGTGGCCGGACCTCGGCGGCTACCTCGCCGGGCACTACGCGGGCGGCCCCGGCGCCGAGGTCATCGCCCGCCTGCTGCACGCCGGGCGCGTGCTGGGCCCCGGCGGGCGCGTCCTGCACGCGTCGGACCCGTACGAGCCGGGCGCCTACCTGTGGTTCCACCGGGACCTCGCGGCGGAGCCGCAGGTGCCCTTCCCGGTCCCCGTCCTGTACCGCGACCCGCACCTCCTGGTCGTGGACAAGCCGCACTTCCTGGCGACCACGCCGCGCGGCAGCCACGTCACCCAGACCGCCCTGGCCAGGCTCCGCGAGGAGCTGGACCTGCCCGCCCTCAGCCCGGCGCACCGGCTGGACCGGCTGACCGCGGGACTGGTGATGTTCAGCATCCGGCCCGAGGACCGCGGGGCGTACCAGCTCCTCTTCCAGCAGCGCCGGGTGCACAAGGAGTACGAGGCCCTCGCGGCGCTCGACCCCTCGCTCGCGTTCCCGCGCACCGTCCGCAGCCGCATCGAGAAGACCCGCGGCGTCATCGCGGCGGCCGAGGTCCCCGGGGAGCCCAACGCGGAGAGCCTCGTCGAACTGACCGCGGCCCAGGGCGGGCTGGGCCGCTACCGGCTGACCCCGCACACCGGCCGGACCCACCAGCTGCGGGTGCACATGAACGCCCTGGGCCTGCCCATTCTGGGCGACCCGGTGTATCCGCAGGTCACCGACCCCGCTCCGGACGACTACCGGCGGCCACTGCAACTCCTGGCCCGGGTACTGGAGTTCACCGACCCGGTGACCGGGGCCACCCACCGCTTCGAGAGCGCCCGCACCCTCCAGGCCTGGCACGACCGGGACGGCTGGGAGGCCGGGACGGGCGGCTAAGCGGCCTCGGGGAAGTAGGGCACGTCCCCGAGGCCGCTCAGGCCTTCTCCCGGGGTGCGACGCCGACGCCCGCGATCCGCAGCGCGGCGTCGGCGGTGGCCTGCGCGAAGACCGGCACCGGCCGGCCCGGATCGGCGCGGTGGATCAGCATGACGCCCTCGATCAGCCCGAAGACCAGGTCGTTGCGGAGCGAGAGGGCCGCCCCGTCCCGGGCCAGTTCGGTGCCCACGCAGATCCCGGCCAGCAACATCCGGTAGGCGTCCTTGAGTTCACCGCGCATCCGGCGGAACTGCGCGAAACGCGCACCCCCCACCTCGGGCAGCAGATAGAGCGCCCCCAGGTTGTACGGGGCCCCGCACAACCGCAGCACGTCGAAGAGGCAGAGCTCCCACAGCCGCCGCGCGGCGGACCGCCCGGTATCGGCGAGCAGCCGCCGGGCCTGCGCCAGCGACGGCCCGACCGTGGACTCCAGCAGCTCGGCGAGGAGGTCCTCCTTGCCGCCGAAGTAGTGGTACATCGTGGCCTGGCGCATTCCGGCCCGCTCGGCCACCGCCCGCGTGGTGGTGGCCGCGTACCCCTGGACCGTGAACAATTCGGCCGCCGCGCAGAGGAGTTCCTCGCGCGGCGGCCGACCGCTCAGCGGCCTCAGCCGGTCGGCACGCGGCCGGCCGACCCGTGGCCGACCGACGCGTCTCGGCCCTTCGTCTGCTCCCCCGCTCATGGCTTGATCGTCCCACACAGCACGGGAATTCGATCATGGCAAGAGATCAGATCAGGCCAGCCCCACCCTCGGAGGAAGCCCCAAAAGCGCCTAGCCGACCGAGCTGTAGGCCACTACACCCCGCAACAGCGCGTCGACGGCCTTACGGGCATTTCGGGCCACCGTGCTCCCGCTCTCACCGGAGGACGAAGGAGCCGCCGCCGCGATCTGCCCCAGCACGTCGATGACCTGCTTGCACCAGCGCACGAAGTCACCGGCCGGCATCTCCGCCTCGCGCAGCACCTCGTCCAGGCTCTTGTCGGAGGCCCATTGGTACGCCGCCCACGCGAAGCCCAGGTCCGGCTCGCGCTGGCCCACGCCTTCGGCCTGGTTGATGCGGTGCTCCTCCTCCAGCGCGTCGAGCCGGCCCCAGAGGTGGACCATCTCGCCCAGCGCGGCCTTCGCCGCGCCGCCCGGCACCTTCGGCGCGACCGCGTCGTCGGACTGCCGCGCCTCGAAGACCAGCGCCGAGACGCAGGCCGCCAGTTCGGCCGGGCTCAGGCCCTCCCAGATGCCCGCGCGCAGGCACTCGGAGGCCAGCAGGTCCAGCTCCCCGTACAGCCGGGCGAGCCGCTTGCCGTGCACGGTGACCTCGTCCTCGCGCAGGTAGTCCAGCTCGGTGAGGAGCGCGTGGATCCGGTCGAAGGTACGGGCGATCGTGTTCGTCCGGCCCTCGATCCGCCGCTCCAGCTGCACCGTGTCCCGCTTGAGCCGGTGGTAGCGCTCCGCCCAGCGGGCGTGGTCCTCGCGCTCGTCGCAGCCGTGGCACGGGTGCGCCCGCAGCGCGGCCCGCAGCCGGGTGATCTCGCGGTCGTCGGCCGCTGCGGCCCGGCCGCGCGCCCGCCGCTCCGGCGTGATGTGCCCGGCCTTGCTCCGCAGCTGGGACGCCAGGTCCCGGCGGGACTGCGGCGAGCGCGCGTTGAAGGTCTTGGGGATCCGCATCCGGTCGATGGCCTCCACCGGGACCGGGAAGTCGATCGCGGCGAGCCGCTTGACCTGCCGCTCGGCGGTGAGCACCAGCGGGCGCGGGCCCTCCGCGTACTCGTACCCGCGGTGCCCGTTGACCCGCCCGGCCGGCACGCCCGGGTCCAGGACCAGCGCGAGCCCGGCGAACTTGCCCGTCGGCACGTGGATGATGTCGCCCGGCTTGAGCTTCTCCAGCGAACTGGCCGCCTGCACCCGCCGCTGGGCCGCGCCCTGCTTGGCCAGGTCCGTCTCGCGGTCCTTGAGGTCACGGCGCAGCTGCGCGTACTCCCCGAAGTCGCCCAGGTGGCAGGTCATGCCCTCCCGGTAGCCCTCCAGGCCCTCCTCGTTGCGCTGCACCTGCCGGGAGATCCCGACGACCGAGCGGTCGGCCTGGAACTGCGCGAAGGAGGTCTCCAGCAGCTCGCGCGAGCGGTGCCGCCCGAACTGGCTGACCAGGTTCACGGCCATGTTGTACGAGGGCTTGAAGCTGGAGCGCAGCGGATACGTACGGGTACCCGCGAGCCCGGCGAGCGCCGCCGGGTCCATGGCCCGCTGCCAGAGCACCACCGCGTGGCCCTCGACGTCGATGCCGCGCCGCCCGGCCCGGCCGGTCAGCTGCGTGTACTCGCCGGGGGTGATGTCGGCGTGCTGCTCGCCGTTCCACTTGACCAGCTTCTCCAGGATCACCGTGCGCGCGGGCATGTTGATGCCCAGCGCCAGGGTCTCGGTGGCGAAGACGGCCTTGACCAGGCCCCGTACGAAGAGCTCCTCGACGACCTCCTTGAAGGTGGGCAGCATGCCGGCGTGGTGCGCGGCGATGCCCCGCTCCAGGCCTTCGAGCCACTCGTAGTACCCGAGGACGTGGAGGTCCTCGGTGGGGATGGAGGCCGTCCGCTCCTCGACGATCTCGCGGACCCTGAGGCGGGCGGAGTCGTCGTTGAGCCGCAGGCCCGCATACAGGCACTGCTGGACGGCGGCCTCGCAACCGGCCCGGCTGAAGATGAAGTTGATCGCGGGCAGCAGCCCGTCGTTGTCGAGGCGGGCGATCACCTCGGGCCGGGACGGGGTCCAGATCCGGCCACGGGAGCGCCGCTCGCGCTCGCGGTCCGCCTCGCGGACCATCTTGCCGCGCCGCCGGTCCTTCGGACTGTACGTACGGCTGTTCTCCTCGCGCGCCATGCGCAGCAGGTCGGGATTGACCTCCCGGCGCGCGGAGCCGCGGCCGCCGTGGTCGGACTCCTCCTCGAACAGGTCGTAGATCTTCCGGCCGGCCATGACGTGCTGCCACAGCGGGACGGGCCGCTCCTCGGAGACGATCACCTCGGTGTCGCCCCGTACCGTGTCGAGCCAGTCGCCGAACTCCTCGGCGTTGGACACGGTGGCCGACAGGGAGACCAGGGTGACCGACTCGGGGAGGTGGATGATCACTTCCTCCCAGACGGCTCCGCGGAACCGGTCGGAGAGGTAGTGCACCTCGTCCATCACGACGTGGCCGAGGCCCCGCAGCGACTGCGAGCCCGCATACAGCATGTTGCGGAGCACCTCGGTGGTCATCACGACCACCGGCGCCTCGGAGTTGACGCTGTTGTCGCCGGTCAGCAGGCCCACCTTGTCGGCGCCGTAGCGCTTGACGAGATCGGCGTACTTCTGGTTCGACAGAGCCTTGATGGGCGTCGTGTAGAAGCACTTGCGACCCTGCTGGAGGGCCAGGTGCACGGCAAACTCGCCGACGATCGTCTTGCCCGAGCCGGTCGGGGCGGCCACGAGGACGCCCTTGCCCGCCTCCAGTGCCTTGCAGGCCTCGACCTGGTACGGATCCAGGTCGAATTCGTACATCTCGC from Streptomyces sp. NBC_00190 harbors:
- a CDS encoding helical backbone metal receptor, with amino-acid sequence MRRVVSLVPSLTEAVAESAPGLLAGVTDWCTHPADLGGAVRIGGTKNPDVRRIVELRPDLVIANEEENRAPDLAALRAAGVEVLVTEIRDLPQALRELDRVLVGALGLTRPGWLSDAEDAWARVEPVGSLQAFVPVWRRPWMVLGRDTFAGDLLARLGVRNVYAGHGERYPRIPVEELAAAGCDLVVLPDEPYRFTADDGPEAFPGLPAALVSGRHLTWYGPSLAEAPAALAGALRAAR
- a CDS encoding helix-turn-helix domain-containing protein: MNDKDDKGKDKDGKEPLRVGVAVRKRRRALHLTLAAVSARSGLSVPFLSQIENERARPSMRSLERVADALETTAVELLAASDTARTVDLVRAGDESGLTPVPGVRPLVRGHHQLHALEFTGDQDAGREYQHRNDELMYVVAGACQVEAEGRAYRLESGDALFLSGGVRHRWRAVTEDTRLLVVAVGEHIHATSEPPSPGH
- a CDS encoding 5'-3' exonuclease → MLLDTASLYYRAYFGVPDSVKAPDGTPVNAVRGLLDFIGRLVQDHRPDDLVACMDADWRPHWRVDLIPSYKAHRVAQETASGPDVEETPDTLAPQVPIIETALDAFGIARVGVAGYEADDVIGTLTTRATGPVDIVTGDRDLYQLVDDARQRRVLYPLKGVGSLQVTDEAWLREKYGVDGPGYADLALLRGDPSDGLPGVPGIGEKTAAKLLDAYGNLAGIIAAIDDPKSKLTPTQRKRLDESRPYLAVAPKVVQVASDVPLPPFDPALPAVPAQPDLVDALTHRWGLGGAVSRLSTALRP
- a CDS encoding siderophore-interacting protein; amino-acid sequence: MAEGRARSVGTAVVVRTERLTPHMVRLVLGGDGLAGFGAGEFTDHYIKILFPPEGVTYPAPWDLDRIRADFPRAQWPRQRAYTVRGWDPAHLELTLDFVVHGDEGVAGPWAARAQPGELVRFLGPGGAYAPDPAAGWHLLVGDESALPAIAAAMERMPVGARVHAFVEVEGPQGQQKVATPDGVVPVWLHRGDRPIGEALVEAVTSLEFPSTDVHAFVHGEAGFVKDLRRHLRLERGIPRERLSISGYWRLGETDEGWRAIKRDWNAAVEAEQDHAAAA
- a CDS encoding serine hydrolase, coding for MPTLRAAAAAAGAAILLAAPAGAAAPSPPPEPKPSISDEAVDKAVARLDGTVRDMMRRTGVPGVSVAVVHDDAVVHLKGFGLRETGKTAKVGPDTVFQIASLSKPVSSTVVAGTLTAPGQWDRRTALPGFSLKDPWVTGHVTTADLFSHRSGLPDHAGDLLEDLGYDQAYILGHLRLEPLGPFRASYEYTNFGLTAAAEAVARAKGVSWQKLSADTLFKPAGMTHTSTEFTAFTNAPDHAATHVKNADGTWSPRFVRDPDAQAPAGGVSSTARDMSRWLRLQLAGGTLDGKRIVPADTLSRTHLPEIVSQPPATPTGRTGFYGLGWNVSYDDAARLRLSHSGAFELGANTNVTMLPLERLGIVVLTNGAPVGLADAVALDFFDFAEHGKVTTDWLGLAGALYAQADAAGRSPTDYAHPPASARPAKDSAAYTGTYDNPYYGKLTVTADDEGALTLALGPKPLRFPLAHYDGDTFSFETAGENAVGRTGVAFADGTVRVEYLDADHLGTFTRQ
- a CDS encoding pseudouridine synthase — protein: MRRRAQPPPSPLPQRAGIDPVRLRLPPDPDEKWPDLGGYLAGHYAGGPGAEVIARLLHAGRVLGPGGRVLHASDPYEPGAYLWFHRDLAAEPQVPFPVPVLYRDPHLLVVDKPHFLATTPRGSHVTQTALARLREELDLPALSPAHRLDRLTAGLVMFSIRPEDRGAYQLLFQQRRVHKEYEALAALDPSLAFPRTVRSRIEKTRGVIAAAEVPGEPNAESLVELTAAQGGLGRYRLTPHTGRTHQLRVHMNALGLPILGDPVYPQVTDPAPDDYRRPLQLLARVLEFTDPVTGATHRFESARTLQAWHDRDGWEAGTGG
- a CDS encoding TetR/AcrR family transcriptional regulator, coding for MSGGADEGPRRVGRPRVGRPRADRLRPLSGRPPREELLCAAAELFTVQGYAATTTRAVAERAGMRQATMYHYFGGKEDLLAELLESTVGPSLAQARRLLADTGRSAARRLWELCLFDVLRLCGAPYNLGALYLLPEVGGARFAQFRRMRGELKDAYRMLLAGICVGTELARDGAALSLRNDLVFGLIEGVMLIHRADPGRPVPVFAQATADAALRIAGVGVAPREKA
- a CDS encoding DEAD/DEAH box helicase — encoded protein: MTEELSPAERYAAARIRAAEEASALAPFREMYEFDLDPYQVEACKALEAGKGVLVAAPTGSGKTIVGEFAVHLALQQGRKCFYTTPIKALSNQKYADLVKRYGADKVGLLTGDNSVNSEAPVVVMTTEVLRNMLYAGSQSLRGLGHVVMDEVHYLSDRFRGAVWEEVIIHLPESVTLVSLSATVSNAEEFGDWLDTVRGDTEVIVSEERPVPLWQHVMAGRKIYDLFEEESDHGGRGSARREVNPDLLRMAREENSRTYSPKDRRRGKMVREADRERERRSRGRIWTPSRPEVIARLDNDGLLPAINFIFSRAGCEAAVQQCLYAGLRLNDDSARLRVREIVEERTASIPTEDLHVLGYYEWLEGLERGIAAHHAGMLPTFKEVVEELFVRGLVKAVFATETLALGINMPARTVILEKLVKWNGEQHADITPGEYTQLTGRAGRRGIDVEGHAVVLWQRAMDPAALAGLAGTRTYPLRSSFKPSYNMAVNLVSQFGRHRSRELLETSFAQFQADRSVVGISRQVQRNEEGLEGYREGMTCHLGDFGEYAQLRRDLKDRETDLAKQGAAQRRVQAASSLEKLKPGDIIHVPTGKFAGLALVLDPGVPAGRVNGHRGYEYAEGPRPLVLTAERQVKRLAAIDFPVPVEAIDRMRIPKTFNARSPQSRRDLASQLRSKAGHITPERRARGRAAAADDREITRLRAALRAHPCHGCDEREDHARWAERYHRLKRDTVQLERRIEGRTNTIARTFDRIHALLTELDYLREDEVTVHGKRLARLYGELDLLASECLRAGIWEGLSPAELAACVSALVFEARQSDDAVAPKVPGGAAKAALGEMVHLWGRLDALEEEHRINQAEGVGQREPDLGFAWAAYQWASDKSLDEVLREAEMPAGDFVRWCKQVIDVLGQIAAAAPSSSGESGSTVARNARKAVDALLRGVVAYSSVG